A window of the Gossypium hirsutum isolate 1008001.06 chromosome A03, Gossypium_hirsutum_v2.1, whole genome shotgun sequence genome harbors these coding sequences:
- the LOC107927838 gene encoding expansin-like A1 — MAQPHFLCMLLFLVLSSANACDRCVHQSKASYFSDAAASSGACGYGSLALTISGGHLAAGVSSLYKQGAGCGACFQIRCKDSKLCSSKGTKVTLIDLNHNNQSDFVLTSRAFMAMANKGKGQDVLKLGIVDVEYKRIPCEYKNQNLAIRVEESSHKPYYLAIKLLYQGGQTEIVAIDVAQVGSSNWSFMTRNYGAVWDSSRVPNGALQFRFVVTFGYDGKWVWAKNVLPADWKIGVIYDSGVQITDIAQEGCSPCDDGNW; from the exons atggcTCAGCCTCACTTTCTTTGCATGTTATTGTTCCTTGTCTTGTCTTCAGCTAATGCTTGTGATCGATGCGTGCACCAATCCAAGGCTTCTTATTTCTCCGACGCCGCTGCATCAT CTGGAGCTTGTGGATATGGTTCCTTAGCATTAACCATTAGCGGTGGCCACCTTGCAGCTGGTGTTTCTTCGCTTTACAAACAAGGAGCTGGTTGTGGCGCTTGCTTTCAG ATAAGGTGTAAGGATTCAAAACTGTGTAGCAGTAAAGGAACAAAGGTGACACTAATTGATCTTAATCACAATAACCAATCAGACTTTGTTCTTACTAGCAGAGCTTTCATGGCCATGGCTAACAAGGGCAAGGGTCAAGACGTTTTGAAACTTGGGATTGTGGACGTGGAATATAAAAG GATACCTTGTGAATACAAAAACCAGAACTTGGCAATTAGAGTTGAAGAATCAAGCCATAAACCATATTACTTGGCTATTAAACTGCTATACCAAGGTGGCCAGACAGAAATAGTAGCCATTGATGTAGCTCAAGTTGGATCATCAAACTGGAGTTTCATGACTAGGAACTATGGGGCAGTTTGGGATTCCAGTAGGGTCCCAAATGGTGCCTTACAATTCCGATTTGTGGTGACATTTGGGTACGATGGGAAGTGGGTTTGGGCCAAAAATGTGCTTCCAGCTGATTGGAAAATTGGGGTTATTTATGATTCTGGGGTTCAAATCACTGACATTGCACAAGAAGGTTGCTCTCCTTGTGATGATGGGAATTGGTGA